The Microcoleus sp. bin38.metabat.b11b12b14.051 genomic sequence GGGAATTTATGAAATTATCGGGACGCACTCAAGAGATTCAGCGGCTGATCGGGCGGAGTTTGCGATCGTGCTTGGATATGCAACTGTTGGGCGATCGCACGATACTTGTCGATGCGGATGTTTTGCAAGCAGACGCGGGGACTCGCACAACTTCAATTAATGGCGGGTTTGTGGCTGTGGCTGATGCTTTGAACAAGTTGGTAAAAAAAGGTGATTTAGAGCGATCGCCCATAATTCGTCAAGTAGCGGCCGTGTCTGTCGGACTTTTGGAAGGGGAGCCGTTTTTAGATTTGAATTATCTGGAAGATGTGGCGGCGGAAATTGACTGTAATGTGGTAATGAATGGAGATTTAAACATCATCGAAATTCAGGGAACTGCCGAATCAGGAAGTTTCAGCCGCAGTCAGTTAAATCAAATCTTGGATTTGGCAGAAACAGGGATTCAGGAATTGTTGGAGGCTCAACGTCAAGCTTTTTAACACGGAAATTTTTTATTCATCCCCATCGAACTCAGCTAAAATGCTACGAATCTCATTAGGACTTATATCTTCTTGGTCTGATTTAGCATAAATGGTTAATAGAAGTACGCTAGTCGGTGACTCAACTTGATAGATCAGTCGATAACCAGCGCTTTTCCCTTTTTGGATATTGCTATTTCTGACTCTCACCTTCAAGATGACATAATTTTCACCCATTCCAGGGATGCGATCGCCAATAAAGTTCCCCCCTTGGAATTGTTGAATAATTTCCTGAGTATCTAACCTGACATTGCGATATTTTTTTGATAATTCACGCAAATTACGTTTGTACTCAGGCGTTAAATCAATCTGTACG encodes the following:
- the rph gene encoding ribonuclease PH, with product MSFQRPDGRKSNQLRSISFDREFNKFASGSVLAKSGDTQVLCSVTIKPGVPRFLENTGQGWLTAEYRMLPGATPQRQEREFMKLSGRTQEIQRLIGRSLRSCLDMQLLGDRTILVDADVLQADAGTRTTSINGGFVAVADALNKLVKKGDLERSPIIRQVAAVSVGLLEGEPFLDLNYLEDVAAEIDCNVVMNGDLNIIEIQGTAESGSFSRSQLNQILDLAETGIQELLEAQRQAF
- a CDS encoding type II toxin-antitoxin system RelE/ParE family toxin; this translates as MSNETPVVQIDLTPEYKRNLRELSKKYRNVRLDTQEIIQQFQGGNFIGDRIPGMGENYVILKVRVRNSNIQKGKSAGYRLIYQVESPTSVLLLTIYAKSDQEDISPNEIRSILAEFDGDE